In Populus alba chromosome 1, ASM523922v2, whole genome shotgun sequence, a single window of DNA contains:
- the LOC118033744 gene encoding 1-aminocyclopropane-1-carboxylate synthase, translating into MAFKLNSHLLSRIASSNGHGEDSPYFDGWKAYDTDPHHPTENPDGVIQMGLAENQLCFDLIQDWLKKNPKASICSPEGLNEFREIAIFQDYHGLPEFRNAVANFMEKVRGNRVTFDPDRIVMSGGATGAHETVAFCLADPGEAFLVPAPYYPGFDRDLRWRTGVKLIKVDSDSSNNFMVTREALENAYEKAQLDNIKVKGLLITNPSNPLGTILDRETLRSIVRFINEKNIHLVCDEIYAATVFSQPDFISVAEILQEDIECNLDLVHIVYSLSKDMGFPGLRVGIIYSYNDAVVSCARKMSSFGLVSTQTQYLIASMLSDNEFVEMFIRESRSRLAARYRVFTRGLNQVGIECLKTSNAGLFLWMDLSRLLKQQTFEAEMELWRVIIHEVKLNVSPGCSFHCSKPGWFRVCFANMDDDTMQVALSRIKTFVNKEVDTKKPKKNLRWQGSLKLLNCPRIYDDFINSPHSPIPQSPLVRA; encoded by the exons ATGGCTTTCAAGTTGAATAGCCACTTGCTGTCTAGGATAGCAAGCAGCAATGGACACGGTGAAGATTCCCCATATTTCGATGGCTGGAAAGCCTATGACACTGATCCCCATCATCCCACGGAGAATCCAGATGGAGTTATCCAGATGGGTCTTGCAGAGAACCAG CTGTGCTTTGATTTGATTCAAGACTGGCTCAAGAAGAATCCAAAAGCCTCCATTTGCAGTCCTGAAGGATTAAATGAGTTCAGAGAGATAGCTATCTTTCAAGACTATCATGGCTTGCCAGAATTTAGAAAT GCTGTAGCAAACTTCATGGAAAAAGTGAGGGGAAATAGGGTTACATTTGATCCTGACCGCATTGTTATGAGTGGGGGAGCTACCGGAGCTCATGAAACAGTTGCGTTTTGCTTGGCGGATCCCGGCGAGGCCTTTTTGGTTCCTGCTCCTTATTATCCAGG ATTTGATCGAGATTTGAGATGGAGAACAGGAGTTAAACTCATTAAAGTTGACTCTGATAGCTCCAACAACTTCATGGTTACAAGAGAAGCCTTGGAAAATGCCTATGAGAAGGCACAATTAGACAACATTAAAGTAAAGGGCTTGCTCATAACAAACCCATCAAATCCGCTGGGTACCATCCTAGACAGGGAGACTCTACGAAGCATTGTGAGATTCATCAATGAAAAGAACATCCATTTAGTCTGTGATGAGATTTATGCAGCCACAGTTTTCAGCCAGCCTGATTTCATTAGCGTAGCGGAGATACTACAGGAAGATATTGAATGCAATCTGGATCTGGTACACATTGTTTACAGCCTCTCAAAGGACATGGGCTTCCCTGGCCTCAGGGTTGGCATTATCTATTCTTACAACGATGCAGTTGTGAGTTGCGCCCGCAAGATGTCGAGCTTCGGATTGGTATCCACACAAACTCAGTACCTGATAGCATCAATGCTGTCGGATAATGAATTTGTGGAGATGTTCATTAGGGAAAGCAGAAGTAGATTAGCCGCAAGGTATAGAGTCTTCACTCGTGGACTTAATCAAGTAGGCATTGAGTGTTTGAAGACAAGTAATGCTGGCCTGTTTTTGTGGATGGATTTGAGTAGACTCCTCAAACAGCAGACATTTGAAGCTGAAATGGAACTTTGGCGAGTTATAATCCATGAAGTCAAGCTCAACGTTTCTCCGGGTTGCTCTTTTCATTGCTCGAAGCCAGGGTGGTTTAGGGTTTGTTTTGCCAACATGGATGACGATACCATGCAAGTAGCTCTGTCAAGAATTAAAACATTTGTCAATAAAGAGGTGGACACCAAGAAGCCTAAGAAGAACTTGCGCTGGCAAGGCAGTCTTAAACTGCTCAACTGTCCTCGAATATACGATGATTTCATCAATTCTCCACACTCTCCTATACCTCAATCACCCCTTGTTCGAGCTTAG